A stretch of DNA from Zonotrichia leucophrys gambelii isolate GWCS_2022_RI chromosome 28, RI_Zleu_2.0, whole genome shotgun sequence:
cccaCCCGGGCTGaccccgccgtgtccccgcagTTCGTGACACCGTGCGGgcgctgctgcaggagctccggGGCCACCTGCGGGACGGGCGCCGGGGGGAGCTGCTGCGGGAGGGGGTCCGGGCCGTCATCGCCGGCCCCCCCAACGTGGGCAAGAGCAGCCTGCTCAACCTGCTCTGTGAGTGGGGCTCGGGGAAAAGGGAGCGTTCCGGACCTCCAGAGGGAGCcattcccactgtccccaggccatCGTGTCACCCACGGGCACGGTGGGGTTGGGATCATTCCCAGATCCCCCAGGAGCTTTCCCGCTGTCCCCAGGTCGGCGCCCGGCCGCCATCGTGTCCCCCACGGCGGGCACCACGCGGGACGTGCTGGAGGTGGCCCTGGACATCGGGGGGTACCCGCTGGTGCTCAGTGACACTGCGGGGCTGCGTCAGGCCACCGATCCCGTGGAGCGCGAGGGGGTGGCCCGGGCACGCGACCGGTGAGCTCTGGGGactttggggaggttttgggggggtccccacagctcagcccagaaGTTGACATcgccctctgtgtgtccccaggttgTGCCAGGCTGacctggtgctggcagtgctggatgccacctcagtgtcacccacGCCGGTGGCTCTGGGGGCAGCGCTGGCAGCGCTGGAGCCGCCCCCGGGCACCCCCTGTGTGCTGGTGCTCAACAAGGCTGACCtgctgggggggcacagggggtccCCGAGTACCACcggtgcccagggacagggaccccctgCCACCCTGCTGTCCTGCAAGACgggtgaggggctggaggcgctgctggagctgctgacacagcagctggcacagctgtgagtCCGGGGGGATCCCAAACCCTCGTCCTGGTTTTTGGGGCTGGCTgatccccctttccctggctggTTCCCCTTTCTCTGGCTAATCCCCTTTTCCATTCCtgatccccattccctgcctgaTCCCCTTTTCCGTGCCCTATGTCCTTTCCATGCCTGATCCCTTTCCCATGCCCAatccctttcccattccttatcccatttccctgcccaATCCCCTTTCCCATTCTCGATCTGGTTTTACATTCCTGATCCCCTTTCCATGCCCaatccttttcccatttcccatccccttccccatTCCCGATGCCCTTTTCTATTCCCGTTCCCAATCCCTTTCTCAATCCCTTTCCCATTTCCGATCCCTTTCCTGTTCCCAATCGCTTtcccaatccccattcccaatccccattcccaatcccaatcccgtTCCCACTCCCTTTTCCAGGTGCGGGGATCCcctcctgggctctcccagcctgactcagagcaggcacagccgCCACCTCGGGGCGTGCGCGGCAGCCCTGGAGTGCtttggggaccttggggacagcggggacctGGCGGTGGCGGCCGAGCAGCTGCGGGTGGCGCGTcgggagctgggcaggatcaCCGGGCATGTGGGCGCCGAGGACATCCTGGATATCATTTTTAGGGACTTTTGTGTCGGGAAGTGACGGTGGCACTCCATGGGGTGGGGTGTCGCTGGGATTAAACCATGGTGCCTTTGGTGGCTTTGCTGTTGTCCCCTCGCTGGTGACCGTGTTTGGGAGTGTGTCCTGAGCCCCAAATATGGGAAAACCCCCCGGAAAAAGTCCCAGTTTCTGGCCAGGGGGACaaaaaaggagcaggaggggaaaagccacccccggtgtccctgtttggggtgtccccatccccagtgtgACATGGGGCACATCCCCGTGCCCCCCGACCCCGAGGATTCAGTGTGGGGGGTTTGGGACCCCCAAGATCCCTCCCAATCCACGGAACTCCCCCATGCCGTGGCAGATGTGGGGTCTTGCTGATGCTCTGCCACCCCAAAAACGGTGGCATCTCCTGAGGACACCCTTGTGCCAcccccctgtgccaccacccagCTGGGAGCTCAGAAAGCACCTGGTGCTCCGAGATTATCCATGGAAGAATTCCAGGAAATCCTCTGGCAGTGCCTGAGGCCCCCCTGGACCTTCAGGGACAGTGAGACTTTGTCACCTTTGTCACCACGGTCCcaacctggggctgggcaggaggtgggGGGGGGAGGTGGCATCGCCATCCTTGGAGGggtggcaggaggtggcagtgccCTTCTCCCGGCACGGACACGGCTCGGGGGACACTTGGGATGGAGAAAGGGACAAGGGACACTCCGTGAGGCCTCGGTGGCGCCTGGCGTGCGGGCAGGGGCGGCGGGGcaggaaaaggattttccacAGGAAACGCAGCCGTAAATCCCGGGAATAAATCCtgggaataaatccctgctccactccggggggggcggggggacaAGGACAGCATGGTCCCTCGTCCTTTGGGGACAAggacatccctgtgctgcaTCCTCTGGAGACAAGGACGTCCCTGTGCCTCGTCCTTGTGCATTTCCCAcccctctctgcagagctgggatggaattcccgctccaaaaattcccaatttttccatggatttccacCCACACAAGCGGCAAGTTGTCTCCAAATTCGGGGCCGGGGAACAAGTACACTGCCGTCCTTCATCCTTGGGGGACAaggacatccctgtccctcgtccttgggcatttcccacccctCTGTGCGAAATTCCcgctcccaaaattcccagtttttccatggatttcaaTCCACACAAAGTAGCAAGTTGTCCCCAGATTC
This window harbors:
- the GTPBP3 gene encoding tRNA modification GTPase GTPBP3, mitochondrial isoform X2, producing the protein MALSGAMRAARGRCARALSSAVPPTAGTGATRRTGDTIFALSSAPGRCGVAVIRASGPGSGAALRSLTGTPEPPPRVMALRRIRDPQTAESLDRGLVVWFPGPHSFTGEDCAELHVHGGPAVVSGVLRALGRLPGLRPAEPGEFTRRAFAHGKLDLTAAEGLRDLIGAETEAQRRQALRQMEGDLGRLYQRWSHALTQALAHLEAYIDFSEDDNVEEEVLTQVSGLCPCRVPTRADPAVSPQFVTPCGRCCRSSGATCGTGAGGSCCGRGSGPSSPAPPTWARAACSTCSVGARPPSCPPRRAPRGTCWRWPWTSGGTRWCSVTLRGCVRPPIPWSARGWPGHATGCARLTWCWQCWMPPQCHPRRWLWGQRWQRWSRPRAPPVCWCSTRLTCWGGTGGPRVPPVPRDRDPLPPCCPARRVRGSPPGLSQPDSEQAQPPPRGVRGSPGVLWGPWGQRGPGGGGRAAAGGASGAGQDHRACGRRGHPGYHF
- the GTPBP3 gene encoding tRNA modification GTPase GTPBP3, mitochondrial isoform X1, coding for MALSGAMRAARGRCARALSSAVPPTAGTGATRRTGDTIFALSSAPGRCGVAVIRASGPGSGAALRSLTGTPEPPPRVMALRRIRDPQTAESLDRGLVVWFPGPHSFTGEDCAELHVHGGPAVVSGVLRALGRLPGLRPAEPGEFTRRAFAHGKLDLTAAEGLRDLIGAETEAQRRQALRQMEGDLGRLYQRWSHALTQALAHLEAYIDFSEDDNVEEEVLTQVRDTVRALLQELRGHLRDGRRGELLREGVRAVIAGPPNVGKSSLLNLLCRRPAAIVSPTAGTTRDVLEVALDIGGYPLVLSDTAGLRQATDPVEREGVARARDRLCQADLVLAVLDATSVSPTPVALGAALAALEPPPGTPCVLVLNKADLLGGHRGSPSTTGAQGQGPPATLLSCKTGEGLEALLELLTQQLAQLCGDPLLGSPSLTQSRHSRHLGACAAALECFGDLGDSGDLAVAAEQLRVARRELGRITGHVGAEDILDIIFRDFCVGK